A window of the Radiobacillus deserti genome harbors these coding sequences:
- the coaW gene encoding type II pantothenate kinase, which produces MTTKIGIDAGGTLVKVAYLDNNNIEFRTFRSQQLDEVIKWITTNFERVEVCLTGGKSEILAQKLQGPTQTIVEFEATSKGVDYLANEQNLHFSNGFILANVGTGTSIHHMKDGKQERVIGSGVGGGTLLGLSYLVSGETEYEKIINLSLQGNRGNIDLKVEDIFEGAVPPISGDLTASNFGKLSKMMAEKPSKTDALASVIGLIGETVVTICIQVADTYQTSDILYIGSTLRSNSILAGIMNNYTKLRGKQPFFLENGEFSGAIGALLSI; this is translated from the coding sequence ATGACGACAAAGATTGGAATTGACGCAGGAGGCACCTTAGTGAAGGTGGCATACCTAGATAATAACAATATAGAATTTCGAACGTTTCGTTCCCAGCAATTAGACGAAGTAATAAAATGGATAACAACAAACTTTGAAAGGGTAGAAGTGTGTCTCACCGGTGGGAAAAGTGAAATCCTTGCACAAAAGCTACAAGGTCCAACGCAAACCATTGTAGAATTTGAAGCTACCTCTAAAGGTGTAGACTATTTGGCAAATGAGCAAAACCTACATTTTTCAAATGGATTCATTTTAGCTAATGTCGGAACTGGTACATCTATTCACCATATGAAAGATGGAAAGCAGGAGCGTGTAATTGGCTCGGGCGTAGGAGGGGGAACTTTATTAGGTCTTTCCTATTTAGTTTCAGGAGAAACAGAGTACGAGAAAATTATAAACCTTTCTTTACAAGGCAATCGAGGGAATATCGACTTAAAAGTAGAGGATATATTTGAAGGTGCAGTTCCACCGATTTCCGGTGATTTAACAGCAAGTAATTTTGGTAAATTAAGCAAGATGATGGCTGAAAAACCATCGAAAACGGACGCATTAGCTTCTGTTATTGGATTAATAGGAGAAACGGTTGTAACTATTTGTATTCAAGTAGCCGATACGTATCAAACATCTGATATTTTGTATATTGGCTCTACCCTTCGCTCTAACTCTATCTTAGCGGGAATTATGAACAATTACACGAAGCTTAGAGGGAAGCAACCATTCTTCCTAGAAAACGGAGAATTCAGTGGGGCGATAGGCGCATTACTTTCCATCTAG